GGCATCCAAGCCACGTTGTAGGTACACTTTCGGGCCGATCCGCCGCGCGGAAATGGACACCGTTTAACGTATTTTTGCCACATGGGGAATTATTGGTTTATGACGTCCGACCAGCAGCGCCAAGAGCGCAGTATCCTAGACGAATCTTCCGCGGTGCCCAACGGCATGCGTGTGGCAGGAGCGTGGTCGTGGCGGGTGGCCATTGTGCTCCTCGTTGCCGCCATGGTGATCTGGCTTCTGAGCAAGATCACCATACTGCTCATCCCCATCATGATCGCCACCATCCTGGCGACCCTGCTGCGTCCGATAGTCAAGAAACTCAAGCAGTGGGGCGTGCCGCAGGGCCTCAGTGTTGCCATCGCCGAGGTGGGTCTCATTGTCCTGGTGGTGGGTGCCCTGGTCTTGGTGGGCAGGCAGCTGGTGGTTGGCTTCAGCGACCTGAGCCAGCAAGCCGTCAAGGGCCTGATCCAGATCCAGGACTGGCTGACCAGCGGGCCGTTGGGGCTCAGCAACGATCAAATGACCAAGTACCTCGACGAGGCCCTGGCCGCACTGCAGAACAACACCGGCACCATCCTTTCCGGCGCATTGGGTGTGGGCACCGGCCTCGGCCATTTCACGGTGGGGCTGCTGCTGACCCTGTTCATCCTGCTGTTCTTCCTCCTCGAAGGCCAGGATATCTGGGCTTTCCTGGTCAAGTTCTTCCCGCGCCGCGCCCGTCCCGCCGTCGACGGTGCCGCCCGCAAGGGTTGGACGTCCCTGGGCAACTACGCACGCGTCCAGATTCTCGTTGCCGCCGTTGATGCCGTGGGTATCGGTGTTGGTGCGGCCATCATCCAGGTGCCGCTGGCGCTTCCCCTCGGCGTCCTGGTCTTTGTGGGCTCGTTCATTCCCGTGGTGGGTGCCCTGGTCACCGGCGCCGTGGCCGTGCTGCTGGCACTCGTGGCCAACGGCTGGGTCAACGCACTGGTCATGCTCGGCATCGTGCTGCTGGTCCAGCAGCTTGAAAGCCACGCCCTGCAGCCCTTCATCATGGGCCGGGCGGTCTCCCTCCACCCCGTCGCCGTGATCCTGGCCGTGGCCGCCGGCTCCGGCATTGCCGGCATCCTCGGTGCCCTGTTCGCCGTCCCCATGCTCGCCGTGGCCAACTCCTTCATCCGTTATGTCGCCTCCCGCGGCTGGGAAAATGATCCGGAGCTGCCGGATATCTACGGCCTGCCACAGGTGGTGCCCGACGGCGGTGCTGCCGCCACCGACGCTGCCGTCGCCGGCCCGGGTGCCACCCAAGCCGGCGGGGATGCCCAGCCGGGTTCCGGCGTCGAACATCAACAGCCAGGCAACTAAATTCTGCCGCCACCATTGGGCGGACAGCGCCCAGACCCACGTTTGATAGAGAAAGAGAAAAGTACCGTGAACGCAACCAGCGATCTCCCCGTAACCCTTGCCGACATTGAAAAGGCCAGGGAGCTGTTGGAGGAGATTATTGCGGTTACCCCGATTGAGAGTTCACGGGCGTTGGGGCGCATGACCGGCTCGGACGTGTTTTTCAAGTGCGAGAACCTGCAGCGCGCGGGCTCGTTCAAGGTGCGCGGCGCCTATGTGAGGATGGCCAGGCTGTCCCCGGAGGAGCGCGCACGCGGCGTGGTGGCGGCCTCGGCAGGCAACCATGCCCAAGGTGTGGCCGTTGCGGCCAAGGCGCTGGGCATCAAGGCGCGGATCT
This genomic interval from Arthrobacter sp. PAMC 25486 contains the following:
- a CDS encoding AI-2E family transporter, translating into MTSDQQRQERSILDESSAVPNGMRVAGAWSWRVAIVLLVAAMVIWLLSKITILLIPIMIATILATLLRPIVKKLKQWGVPQGLSVAIAEVGLIVLVVGALVLVGRQLVVGFSDLSQQAVKGLIQIQDWLTSGPLGLSNDQMTKYLDEALAALQNNTGTILSGALGVGTGLGHFTVGLLLTLFILLFFLLEGQDIWAFLVKFFPRRARPAVDGAARKGWTSLGNYARVQILVAAVDAVGIGVGAAIIQVPLALPLGVLVFVGSFIPVVGALVTGAVAVLLALVANGWVNALVMLGIVLLVQQLESHALQPFIMGRAVSLHPVAVILAVAAGSGIAGILGALFAVPMLAVANSFIRYVASRGWENDPELPDIYGLPQVVPDGGAAATDAAVAGPGATQAGGDAQPGSGVEHQQPGN